The proteins below are encoded in one region of Arenibacter algicola:
- a CDS encoding PSD1 and planctomycete cytochrome C domain-containing protein, protein MLAHHISKCLTRSLSGLYSLLVFIPVLVVYGCNTGVQTSETTANNDINGRIPDKIDFTFHVKPILSDRCFKCHGPDKNAIEGGLSLNTAEDAYMALGKNKDHYAIVPGDVEKSELVNRLYTTDESLMMPPPESNLTVTKYEKEILKKWIEQGAEYKEHWAFIAPEKPIVPKTSNTTWAQNEIDQFVLSQLEQKGLEPNEKATKEKLLRRVFFDLTGLPPSVEQINNFVHNDSPNAYEEIIDSLLNTVDYAEHMSAEWMDIARYADTHGYQDDFERIMWPWRDWVIHAFKENMPYDQFVTYQLAGDLMPNANAEQVLATGFNRNHKITFEGGVIPEEYRIEYVEDRAVTFGTAFLGLTFECARCHDHKYDPISQKNHFELFSFFNNIDELGLTPGGAGKIPKPYMTITEKEKNGVLSFVQLQKSTMKEVPVMVMNEMEEIRPSYILNRGVYDQPTTQVYPNTPESILPYPEEYPKNRLGLAKWLFHEDNPLTARVTVNRYWQRMFGTGLVASSFDFGNQGSLPTHPELLDFLAIKLKEEGWDTRKILKYMALSATYQQSTKVSKDLQELDPENRLLARAPRLRLTAELIRDQALKISGLLNPEVGGPSVKPYQPAGIWEATTGGGGGSTATYITSTGKDLYRKSLYTFWKRTVPPPSMMTFDAASRDLCTVKRQETNTPLQALVLLNDPQIIEASRLIAKNAIDRNKEIGDQIKYIFKLATSRTPDEEELSMLNNYYNSMLQKVDEEGIDPQDYLSIGDFEIDSSYSKKQLAALALTAHAILNLDETITRG, encoded by the coding sequence ATGTTAGCCCATCACATAAGTAAATGCCTTACCCGATCCCTATCTGGGCTATATTCGCTATTGGTATTCATTCCCGTTTTAGTAGTTTATGGCTGTAATACTGGGGTACAAACCTCCGAAACGACCGCTAACAATGATATTAACGGCCGAATTCCTGATAAAATAGACTTTACTTTTCATGTAAAACCAATCCTATCGGACCGATGTTTCAAATGTCATGGTCCCGATAAAAATGCCATAGAGGGCGGACTATCCTTGAACACGGCCGAAGATGCCTATATGGCCTTGGGCAAAAACAAAGACCATTACGCTATTGTTCCCGGCGATGTTGAAAAAAGTGAATTGGTCAATAGGTTATACACTACGGACGAATCCTTAATGATGCCGCCGCCAGAATCCAACCTTACCGTTACCAAATACGAAAAGGAAATTTTAAAAAAATGGATAGAACAAGGTGCGGAGTACAAAGAACATTGGGCATTTATTGCTCCAGAAAAGCCAATTGTACCAAAAACAAGCAATACTACCTGGGCACAAAATGAAATTGATCAGTTTGTTTTATCCCAACTGGAACAAAAGGGTTTGGAACCCAATGAAAAAGCTACAAAAGAAAAGTTGCTAAGAAGGGTGTTCTTCGACCTTACCGGCTTACCCCCAAGTGTGGAACAGATAAACAATTTCGTGCACAACGACTCTCCCAATGCCTATGAAGAAATTATAGATTCCCTTCTGAATACAGTAGACTATGCAGAGCACATGTCTGCCGAATGGATGGATATTGCCCGATATGCGGACACCCACGGATACCAAGACGATTTTGAACGAATCATGTGGCCTTGGCGAGATTGGGTAATCCACGCGTTTAAGGAAAACATGCCCTATGATCAATTTGTGACCTATCAATTGGCCGGAGATCTTATGCCCAACGCCAATGCGGAACAGGTTCTTGCCACGGGCTTTAACAGAAATCATAAGATCACTTTTGAGGGCGGGGTAATACCTGAAGAATATCGCATTGAGTATGTAGAGGACAGGGCAGTGACCTTTGGAACTGCTTTTCTGGGCCTAACCTTTGAATGTGCCCGCTGCCATGATCACAAATATGACCCCATAAGTCAAAAAAACCATTTTGAATTGTTCAGTTTCTTCAACAATATTGATGAATTGGGACTGACCCCTGGGGGAGCTGGAAAAATTCCAAAGCCGTATATGACCATTACAGAAAAGGAAAAAAATGGTGTATTGAGCTTTGTTCAACTCCAAAAATCGACCATGAAGGAAGTACCCGTAATGGTTATGAACGAGATGGAGGAAATTAGACCGTCCTATATCTTGAACAGGGGCGTTTACGACCAACCCACTACACAGGTATACCCCAATACACCCGAATCCATACTTCCTTACCCGGAGGAATATCCAAAAAACCGATTGGGATTGGCAAAATGGCTGTTCCATGAAGACAATCCATTGACTGCCAGGGTAACCGTAAATAGGTATTGGCAACGTATGTTCGGCACGGGCTTGGTGGCATCTTCCTTCGATTTTGGCAATCAAGGCTCATTGCCAACACATCCCGAATTGCTGGACTTTCTGGCCATCAAATTAAAGGAAGAAGGTTGGGATACAAGAAAAATATTAAAATATATGGCCCTTTCGGCTACCTATCAACAGAGTACCAAAGTATCCAAAGATTTACAGGAATTAGACCCCGAAAACCGTCTGTTGGCACGTGCCCCAAGATTAAGGCTAACTGCAGAACTCATAAGGGATCAAGCTTTGAAAATCAGCGGTTTGCTCAATCCGGAAGTGGGAGGCCCAAGTGTTAAGCCCTACCAACCCGCCGGTATTTGGGAGGCAACCACTGGAGGTGGAGGGGGCAGTACGGCCACCTATATTACCAGCACTGGCAAAGATCTTTATAGAAAAAGTCTATATACCTTTTGGAAAAGGACGGTTCCCCCGCCAAGTATGATGACTTTTGATGCGGCATCCAGAGATCTATGTACGGTAAAACGGCAAGAAACAAATACCCCCCTACAGGCATTGGTATTATTAAACGACCCTCAAATCATAGAGGCGTCCAGGCTCATTGCCAAAAACGCCATAGATCGCAATAAAGAAATCGGTGATCAAATAAAATACATTTTCAAACTGGCAACTTCCAGAACTCCGGATGAGGAAGAACTGTCCATGTTGAACAATTATTACAATAGTATGCTCCAAAAAGTGGATGAAGAAGGCATAGACCCACAGGACTATCTGTCCATCGGAGATTTTGAAATAGATAGCAGCTATTCAAAAAAACAATTGGCCGCATTGGCATTAACGGCACATGCCATTTTAAACTTAGACGAAACTATAACCAGGGGTTGA